Proteins encoded in a region of the Mucilaginibacter sabulilitoris genome:
- a CDS encoding RagB/SusD family nutrient uptake outer membrane protein — MKRITRIQLRRYLQCSRVFLFIILCIPIYSCNKYLDAKPDQSIATPTTIDDAEGILNNYNFINARYPSASEVSSDDFYLTKPDWSTLADAPRNYYTWQKYDMIGGDYSSPYSTIEYANIIIDALPKIVTTDVTRKNIVQGSALFVRAFNHYSLSQLFAKVYDKNTANVDLGIVLRLTSDIAVKPVRSTNTETYNSIIMDLKRAVTLLPANTVQKFKPSKAAVYGLLARVYLSMSDYPNAGLYADSALSFYNKLINYNNVSTTATVPFVQFNDEVIYDARTSTPAALSSSKAKIDTLLYGSYSTNDLRKTILFKTNANGSHAFKGNYTGQNNASLFTGIATNELYLIKAEADVRGGKSMGALQTINNLLVNRYKQGTYVPYDTSDPGQLLLFILQERRKDLPFRSLRWTDLRRFSKESNYKVILSRNLEGQTFQLPPGDPRYVFEIDRNAVNASGLVQNP; from the coding sequence ATGAAAAGGATAACAAGAATACAGCTACGTAGGTATCTGCAGTGCTCTCGCGTTTTTTTATTTATAATTTTATGCATCCCAATTTATTCTTGTAATAAATACTTGGACGCCAAACCAGATCAATCTATTGCTACACCGACGACGATTGACGACGCCGAGGGCATATTAAATAACTACAATTTTATCAATGCCCGATATCCATCGGCATCTGAGGTAAGTTCCGATGATTTTTATCTAACAAAACCTGATTGGAGCACGTTGGCAGACGCACCTCGTAACTATTACACTTGGCAAAAATATGATATGATTGGAGGTGATTATAGTTCACCTTATTCAACCATTGAGTATGCAAATATCATTATTGATGCACTACCCAAAATTGTAACGACAGATGTGACCAGGAAAAACATTGTTCAGGGAAGCGCTTTATTTGTTCGTGCATTTAATCATTATTCTTTATCACAGCTATTTGCCAAGGTTTATGATAAAAATACGGCAAATGTGGACCTGGGAATCGTATTGAGGCTTACCTCAGATATCGCCGTTAAACCTGTACGGTCAACAAATACAGAGACTTATAATTCTATTATTATGGACTTAAAACGAGCAGTAACATTATTGCCTGCAAATACAGTTCAGAAATTTAAACCAAGTAAAGCAGCAGTATATGGCCTGCTTGCCAGAGTTTACCTTTCCATGAGTGATTATCCAAATGCTGGTTTATATGCCGATTCTGCCCTTAGTTTTTATAATAAATTGATTAATTATAATAATGTAAGTACAACCGCAACGGTCCCATTTGTTCAATTCAACGATGAAGTTATATACGACGCCCGCACATCAACGCCAGCGGCATTGTCTTCTTCCAAAGCCAAGATCGATACTTTACTTTATGGAAGTTATTCAACGAACGACTTAAGAAAAACTATTTTATTTAAAACAAATGCGAATGGTAGTCACGCATTTAAGGGTAATTACACCGGGCAGAATAATGCGTCTTTATTTACAGGTATTGCAACGAATGAACTGTATCTTATAAAAGCAGAAGCTGATGTGCGAGGTGGAAAATCAATGGGAGCGTTGCAAACAATTAACAATCTCTTGGTAAATCGATATAAGCAGGGTACTTATGTTCCTTATGATACTTCCGATCCCGGGCAGTTACTTCTATTTATTTTGCAGGAACGGCGTAAGGATCTGCCATTTAGAAGTCTGCGATGGACAGACCTGCGACGATTTAGTAAAGAGTCAAATTATAAAGTAATATTATCAAGAAATTTAGAGGGGCAAACATTTCAACTCCCTCCGGGCGACCCCCGATATGTATTCGAAATTGACCGGAATGCAGTTAACGCAAGCGGACTTGTTCAAAACCCTTAA